The following DNA comes from Chitinophaga nivalis.
ATTCCAAGATCGAAGATCAGTCGGTATCTGTGCTGGATATGGTATCCCTTTCTTTTTCGGTGATGTTGGGAGGCGTGGAATCTACCACCGCTTTTCTGGGCAATGTGATGAGGGCACTGATTACTTACCCGGATATACAAGACCAGGTCAGACAGCAGCCGGCAGATCTCCCCGCTATGCTCAATGAGGTGCTGCGTTTTTATCCTTCCATATTTACCTTTTCCAGAGTAGCAGCTAAAGATGTAGAGTTGGGTGGGCAACAAATCCATAAAGGAGATTTTATGGTACCCTGGTTAGGCGCCACTAATTTTGATGATGCGATATTTCCTGAGCCGGATGTTTTTGATATCAACCGGAAAAATCTGGGACAGATATTAAACTTTGGTCATGGTATTCATTACTGCCCGGGTGAAGCGGTTTCCAGACAAGAGGCCAGGGCTGCTTTTGGTTATCTCCTGCCACAGCTCAGTGACATTAAATTGAAAGAAGGCGCTGCATTAACCCTGCACCCGAGTACGACCGTTAATTGTTTGAAAAGTTTACCCATTACTTTCACGTATAATGGCGAGAAATAACCATCTATAACCCTTATTAGCAAGCACGCAAAGAATACTTGTAACCCATAACAGCAGGCTGGAAACGAAATGCTTATTCAAACAGGCCCTCCCCATGGCGCCCGGCTGTTAACTTTCGTTTCCGGCTATCGATCACGTTGTATTACCTGTTTGTACTGTGGCAAGACAACTTTTTATTCCGGCATATATTTCCCGGATAGGCTACTCCCATCCCTATTGGCAGCAATGATGGAGGCGTTATGTTATCAACGCCGCATTATTTTTCCGTGCAATAATAGCGCAGACATGTACCTTTGCCCGCTAAAATGGTTTCCGCCATCCCGGGTACCTGAGATATATGCCAATCAATAATAACGTGCAAAAAGAAGTTTTGAAGGATAAATTTTTCATTATATGCCTGCCCTATCTGATAGCAGTTTTATTATTTACTCCCTGTTATACCTTCCTGAGATGGTTGTTGGATATTAAATGGCAGATATTGCCTGTAAAGCGATTGATACTGGACGATTTGTTACCTGGTGTGATAGCGGTAATACTTACCCTGGTTATCAGACGCAGGTATAAAATATTAAAGCTTAAAAAGGGAGCCTCCGTTTCTATGTTGATGGGAGTATTTGTATCATTGGTACTTCCTGTAATGATGGCACAGGCTTATATTACCCGTACCGCTTATCCATTAATAGAGGTACAATACCCGGAAGATATCGGGACTGCTGTTTATAACCGGTATTATAAGATCGCTCATTATCAGATAGATACTACTGCTGCCACTATGCATAGAGAGGAGGTCGCAAGCGGAAAACATCGTGAGGATCTCAATTTTTCATTTTACATCACAATACCCCTGCGCCGTTATAATAGTGGTTCGGTTCCTTTGGTGTGGCTGGGGCAGAAATATCAGCATCGCATTAATAATCGGTTGAGCATAGCAGAGACAGAAGCGGAATACACCTCTTTTTTGCAGTCGGTAGATGATAAATGGAGAAGGTATAATTCTCATCAGGAAACTTATTTTGAATGCCTGCATTGGAGTGATGAATCGGAGCAGTTCAAAAAGGCGATAACCAGCCGGTTTCCTGATGCAGGAAAGCATGCCGTGATACTAATACCTCGTTATACAGCATTTGAAAGTAGGGGGATGAATTCGTTGCCATGGATAATAGGTACAATCGGTATAGGTGTATTGCTTTACTTTATGGTCGTGCTGTTTTGTAGGATAGATGATGTAGAACTTCGCCGTTTCAAAAAAGGATTACCCCTACAGGATGATATGTTCCAGTGGGTATTTCAGTTCCTGCATCCCCGTGGGAAGTACCCGATGACGGCCATTCTGATTCATCTCAACCTGTTGTATTTTGTTTTTATGGTTTTAGGTGGTTTAAATCCTTTCGGCGTATCGGCTTCTTCGCTGCTCCCATTTGGAGGGCTGTATTATCCTTTGGTGACAACCGGAGAATACTGGCGTATCCCGGTCAGTATTTTTGTGAATGCAAGCCTGATGCACCTTGGTTACAACATGATAGGTCTGGTGTCGGGAGGCTTGCTTCTGGAGCGCTTTATCGGTGCCCGACGATTACTGGCAGTATACCTTATTACCGGCATTATTGCCGCGATATGTAGTATGTTATGGAGAAAGGATGTGGTACACCTGGGTCCCCCCGGTGCTACATTCGGTTTATATGGTGTATTAGCCGGACTATTAATACGAAAAGCAATACCGGCAGAATCGAGAGTGCTAATATGGTGGGCCCTGGCATTGTATGTGGGATTGAACCTGACGATTAGATGGGTTACTCCCAATGCAACCAATGCTGAACATCTCAGCGGCCTGATAGCTGGTTTTATTTGCGGTGTACTGCCGGTGCTCCCCATTCGCAATACGGGTAAGCATATCTTTGAATGATTAGAATAAGTTGCTGGCAGCTAACCTGCTGCTATCAACATAATAGCCGCCCCGCTTCCGGCGAGTGGCTGCAGAAGCGGGGCGGCTGAATGTAAGTGGAAAAGAGGGTGAATTATGCATAACATCTGCACGTCATAATCCCCAGGCCAATACAGATACCACCTCTGTAGCCATCTGCCTGGCAAGGCGCGGTACATTGGGAAGAGCTGGTGCATCGGGTGCCAAAGAGGTCTTTAATACTGGCCATGTTGCCACCGCTAATGGTTTTAAGATCGCCTCTGTTCAGGTTTTTACCTAAAGTTTGTAAGTGTTTCATAATAATGAGATTTGCGTGTTAATGAAAGCATGCAAGAACTACAGTAGGGTTCATGTAAATAAGGTTGTGGGTTTCAGAAAGCTAACAACCTTGATAACTAAGGTAGTACCGGTTGCTGCAATATGTATGCAGGAATAGTGCGGTATACTACTCATCACAAATGCGGCCGTACAGCAACCCTTTCTCTTAAATTACAATTGCTATACGTAAACCGCTGTACAGCGATACCTGTAATAAACCTTTTAACTCATGGAAAAACTGTCATTACCCGGTAAATTGCTCCACCGAAGCCGGCTGAAAAGCATTAAATACAGTTCCGCCTCCTACCCTTTTGTCTGCAGCTGTGACGAGGGATTCATGCGCTGTAATATCTGTTGCCGCAACAACTACGGAGATGTAATTCCCGATTTGCTGGCCTGCATGGATAATTGTGTGGTGGCATGTGAGTAACGCTGCTATACCGCTATGAAAAAATACGTTTCGCTTACCTGCTGTCAGCAGCAGTTTGTTATTCTTCCATTTTCAATATGTAAATATGAAAAAACGATTATTCCCTGGTAAGACCCTGGACAGACATGCCTTGAAAAATGTACACGGTGGTGCAGGAGCCGCCGCTACACATTGTCCTTTCTTTGACGAAGATTGTAATACCTGTACGGAACGGGGCTGCCATTGTAAAGTGCTGGGAAGCGGAAATCTCGTTTGTTTGCCAGGGCCCCGGTAAAAACAGTAAAGGCTGGCTATAAAGTCAGCCTTTATTTTTAACAACGACCAGAAACGTTGTTAGGTTAATTGGAATAATATCAGATAGATACTGTAGGACAACGAAAAAGAATAATATCAGTTTGTTTGGCTAAGTTTCTCCAGTAGCCGGCCTCTTTTAATCAATACACCCTGTTGTGGCCGCCCAGACAGTATGCTGGCGTATTGGCCGGGAAGCATACTTTTCGTGGGATATATACGTAACTGCAGCACACTGGTAGTATCATCTGTGCTACGATAGGCCACCATCTCTCCTGGCAGTGATTGACCGGCGGGTTCGCCGATCATCAGCGTAATGGCTGTTCCGGGCTTTACGATGGTATGGGGAGCACGCACAGTGGCTATCCAGCCTGGCGTAGTGGCAAGCGTATCAGGCTGGATGGATAGTATACTAACGGTGGTGGATATACGCGCAGGTAGTATGCTGACAAGGCCAAACAAGGCTGCCATCAGACCTATCAATAACAAGGTGCCCCAGCGGATCAGCCAGTTGGGTTTGCTGTTGAGTATTTCATTGATGGCGGTTTCAGTAGTGGTCGTGTTAGAATACAAGGATTCCTCTGTCATAATGTAGGGCTTTTAATCGTCCAGCTCCAGCTGGTTTTTTACCAATGTATAGTAAGCGCCTTTGGCTGCAGCCAGCTGCCGGTGTGTACCTTGTTCAATGATCTCACCTTTCTGCAACACAATAATATTATCTGCATTTTTTACGGTGCTAAGCCTGTGTGCTACAATGACCACTGTTTTTCCCTTAAAGAAAGTAGCGAGATTATGCATGATGATACTCTCATTGGTAGCATCCAGGGCATTGGTCGCTTCATCAAAGAAAATGAAATCCGGATTTTTATACACGCTGCGGGCAATCAATATACGCTGGCGTTGTCCCTGGCTGATGCCATGTCCTTCCGGCCCGATCTGCGTGTGGATGCCCAATGGCAGCGAGTCGATCAGGTCGCGGATGTTGGCAATATGTATGGCATAATCCAGGCGGGCTTCATCTATTTCGCTGTTGATAATACAGATGTTCTGCGCGATGGTATCTGAAAAAATAAAACCATCCTGCATCACTACTCCACATTTGGCGCGCCATGCCGCATGGCTGATATATTCCTGCGGCGTATCACCCACCGTGATCCCCCCTGCTTCCGGCTGATAAAATTTAAGCAATAGTTTCAACAGGGTGGTTTTGCCACTGCCACTGCTGCCTATGACGGCTGTTACTTTACCATAGGGAATAAACAGGCTGATATCCCGGAGGGAAGGCTCATTACCTGCACCGGGATAGGTGAAGGTCAGGTCGGAAACAGTGATGTCCTTACAGGCAGGCAGCTGTTTCGTCATATGTACGCTATCGCTTTCCTCGTCACCCAGTTCATGTATTTCCTGGAGCCGCTCCATACTGATGCGGGCATCCTGGGTGGCCTGAATAAAGTGAATCATCTGTTCTACAGGGCCATTCAGCTGGCCTATGATATATTGAATGGCAAGCATGGCACCCAATGATAATTGTCCGTTGATGACACAGGTGGCGGCATAAGCGGTAATCAGCAGGTTTTTGCCTTCATTGATAAACAAGGCGCCGGCTTCTTGTTGTTGGGTGAGTGAGAGGCTTTTGATATTGGCTTTAAACAGGCTGCCCTGTATGTCTCCCCACTCTTCTTTTTTCTGTGCTTCGCAGCTGTTTAATTTGATTTCCTGTATACCATGAATCAGCTGCATCAGTTTACTTTGATTACGGGCAGATATTTCAAATTTCAGGTAATCAATCGTTCTTCTTCTGCGTAGGAATACACTGATCCATAAGAGGTAAAGGGCACTGCCCCCAATAAATAATCCACATATGGCCGGATTATACCAGACCAGTACAATGGTGAATGCCACCAGGTTGAGGAGCGCAAATAAAATATTCAATACAGAGCCGGTGAGGAATTGCTCAATCCTGTTCTGGTCCTGTATGCGCTGGAGGATGTCGCCGGTCATTCTGCCATCAAAAAAAGGAATGGGCAGCTTCATCAGCTTTAGTAAGAAGTTGCTGATGATGGAGATATTGATCCGGGTACTGATATGCAACAGCACCCATCGCCGGATAAACTCCAGGCTGGTTCTGCCAGCCAGCAGCATAAATTGTCCGGCCAGAATAACCAGAATCAGTGAAAAGTCCCGTTCCTTGATCCCGGCATCCACAATACTTTTGGTGAGGAAAGGAAAGGCCAGTTGTAACAGGGTACCGGCTCCCAGGCCGAGTATGATCTGCAGGATAAGTTTCTTATACAGTACGGCATGTCCCCATAACATCCGGAATCCCTGCGGGGATTTAGTTTCTCCGGTTTGCTGATAGAAGGCGTCGGTAGGTTCCATCAGCAGGGCAATGCCATCTTCTTTTTCCTGGGACCAGTGTTTCAAAAAATCAGCATGGGTATATTTCATGCGGCCGGTTTCAGGATCGGCTACATATACATATCGGGCAGTGATCTTGTATACGACTACAAAATGCTGTTGCCGCCAGTGCACAATGCAAGGCAGGGGTGCTTCTGTCCGGAGTTCGGCAAAAGACAGCATGGTGCCGTTTACTTCAAAACCAATACTTTCTGCTGCTTCTGCAATACCCAGCAGGTTGACCCCTTCTTTTCCGTGCCGGGTCAGTACCCGGAGCGTCTGTAAGCTGTAATGCTTCCCATAATGATGGGCGATCATCCGCAAACAGGTAGGGCCGCAGTCCATCATTTCCAACTGGTGGTAAGCAGCGAATTTTTTAAACCGGGAAAACATATATCGTGCGTAGAGGATCTAAAGATGCTAACCTCCGGGTTGTCGTGTATGCCTGGAGGTTAGTATCTGTGATGAATGTTTTTTCGGTCAGGAATGTTGCAGGGCGATGGACGTTTCTGCCAGTGCCGGTATCAGCTGTGTCATATCCTGCAGCTGATAATTCTTAGGGAGCTGGCGTCCGTTGATAAATACGGTAGGCGTACCTTTTACACCGGCAGCATCTATCCAGGCGGAATGTCTTTTCAGCTGGTCTGTTACATCTACCTTAGCGGAAGTATCCCATTTCTGGGTCCATTTTTCAACATTACCCATGGTGAACCAATCTGACAGCATATGTGGGATGTCGTCGCTGGATTGCGCCACTGTTGCCCGTTGCAGGATGGCGGTCACGGAAGTGGTGATCTGGTTGGTTTCACCCGGACTGCAAACAAAACGAACCTTAAAGCGTACGGTATCTTTATACAATTCGTATAGTTCGTCGAGCATCTTGTGTGCATGTGTACACGGGCCGCAATGGGGGCTGCAGGCTACCGTGATGTCGATGGGTGCTTCAGGGTTGCCATATTGCAGTTCATGTTCCCACGGTGTGATGTCTGCCGCTGGTTGTTGCGACCACTGGGCAATAAACAGGGAGCTGTCTCTTTTCCAGCGTTGTAGCTCCATCGCACGGCTGAGTTGTTCCCGGATGCTTTTTACAGACTTTTTCAGGGGTATCAGGAACGCACAGCAGATAGCCTGGGCAATGAAAAAATACAGGATGGTGAGTGGTTCCACCGCCGGGTAAAAGGCCTGGAAGCTCACAGCTGCCAATATACCTTGTACCACCAATATGGCTACAATACCCAAACACAGGGCACACCATCTTTTAAGTATGAATTTCTGCGCATATACGCTCACCAGTGCTACAGCCGTCAGTGGCAAGGCAATCATTTGTATCGTGGCAAATAACAGCGGATGGCTGTTGGATAAAAGGAAACAGCCAAACTGTACACCGAAGTAGGTAATCGCCGCATCGGCTACTGTAATGCCCCATAAACCGGTTGCATATTTACTTTTCAGTACGGCATCACATCCCCGCGGGCTCACGGAATTACAGACTTCTTTTACCACTTTGATCTGTACGCCCAGTTCGGTGGCAATAGTGGCGGTACTTATAGCCAGACCAGCGAGAGACAACAGTCCCCATATGATATTCAGTGGCGTGAAGTTGTCGTGAAAAATATAGCCTACTACCCCCAGCAACAATGCGAGGAAACCGGCGAACATCAGGTTAAAAGACCGGTTTTGTTTAAGCTGGCGGGTATTTTCTTCATTATGCCAGGAAGTATTTTCTTCCGGAATCAGCACAATACCGGTCCAGCCCTTTTCCAGGTCTTTGTTCCGGGTCCAGTCCTGAATGGTATCTACCTGCAGCATGTATTCTGTATGTTCTTCTTTTACATGCGCCAGTAGCGGGTAGTTAAATTGAGAAACATACTGCCACTCACTTTCAATGGCATAGTATTGCATGCCGCCAACTTCCAGGAAATCCGTCAGGGATACGAGAGAAGGATAGTCGGGGTGGGTTTGCAACTCTGTGGCCATAAACTTTTTATCAACATTAATCTTGTTGCTACGCAGCCACCGCCAGGCAATATCTTCAAAGAGATCGTCTTTTGCTTGTTTTTTCATAACCGGAAAGGTTTTTTGGGTTATAGTTAAAGGGCACAGGAAATCGTTGTTTGAATGACAGACATTATAAACCAGATAAGGATATTACAGGATCTTTTATCTCAGCCGATCATTTATTGCTACGGATAAATCACAGTTTCCTCAATATAATAAAAACTACAGGTAATTTGTCTTAACAGTTCACGTTCTGCCCTGTTTATGCATAGGATAAACACGATCGATCCATTTAAAATTAGTAACTGCCACTGATATAGAATCGCACTGGCATACTTAGATATTACCCTTTTTTATTGTATCCACCATGCAGTGGCCCCGGAGGTGGATTTCCTGGTGTTTTTATAAATAAGCAGATGATAATTATTTCCTTTTTTTATATCTTTAAGAGGTTACCTGCGGAAGTAGCTCACCTGGTAGAGCGACAGCTTCCCAAGCTGTAGGTAGCGGGTTCGAGTCCCGTCTTCCGCTCTTTCCTGTTTTTGTCGCGCTGCCCGATATCTTCCTTGCTGTATACGCAGAACAATATAGTTACCAGCTTGTTATCTTTTCATCGCACCTACCATTAAAGAATAACGGATGAAATATAATAAGATTTCCTTTTGCACTGTTTGTATGAACAGGGCCATGCACCTCAAAGAAACCCTGCCCCGGAATATTCATGATAACCGTGATTATAACAATATTGAATTCGTTTTACTGGATTATGGTTCTAAAGATGATCTATATAGCTGGGCACAGGACAATTTGCGCGCCTACATTGATGCAGGTATACTGACGTATTTTTCCACGAAAGACCCACAGTATTTTCATATGAGCCATTCCAAAAATATGGCTTTCAGGCTGGCTACCGGCGATATCATCTGTAGTGTCGACGCCGATAACTTTACTGGTGCCGGATTTGCGACCTATGTGAATGAGATGTTCAATAAAGACACCGCTATTTTCCTGGCTCCTCCCCGCATCGGCCCCGATAAAAAATGGTGGGATGTACAAGGCCGGCTATGCCTCCGGAAAGACGATTTCTACTACAACAGAGGCTATGATGAACAGGTAACGGACTATGGCTATGAAGACCAGGACCTGAAAAGCCGGCTGGAACAGTATGGCCGGCGCCGAACCTGTATTCATAATCCGGCGTATCTGCAAGCAATCCGGCATGACGATCATATGCGGATTGCGGAAGGTATATCGGTCAGAAAAACAAAAGACCTGTTTATTGCCCCGGTAGATGAACAGGTGTCGGAGGTGATCTATTTGCAGGAAAACAATGTATTTGAACGATTTTATGTCAGCAACGATCCCTTGCAGTACAAAGCAGCAGGCGTACAGTTTGACGCACAGCCAGGAAATAACTACCTGCTGAAACCCCGCAGAAGATATGCAGGCACCTACAGAACAGAAGGCAATACCACCTGGTTGATGAAAGAAAATGAGAAGATATGGATGATACTGGCCAACCAGCCACAGGGGCATCTGCTGGCGGCAGATAAACGTCTCTTTTACCGGGTGGATTCCTGTGATTTACGTGAAACTTTTTTACTGGAACGTGCCATACATCTGGGCAAAAAAATTTACATGCAAAACCGGAAACATGCCCACATCATTAACCCACAGGGTTTTGGCGCCGGAAAGGTATACCGTAATTTTTCTGCCGAGCGTATTATCCTGGAAGAAGTCGGGGTATCATAACACCAGCTTCACCAGAGAAGGGTGGTTACCTGGTGGATCTACCGGTTAGTAATTGTTCCAGGAAACTGATTTTCTCTGTGGAAGGGATCGCCGTAAAAATACCATGACTACTGTTATTCCTCACTCCCCGTACAAACAGGTAAACGACCCCGCCAAACTGGGTGTTATAATCGAATCCGGGGATACGGCTTTCCAGGTATTTTTTCACCGCCACGGTATATATCAGGTATTGCAGGTGATAGTTATGCTCATTCATGGCTGCTGCCAGGTTTTCCGGCGCATAGTCTTCCACCTGGCTGCCCAGGTAGTTGGATTTCCAGTCCAGGATGTAATAACGTCCGCCATGTTCAAAGAACAGATCCACTTTCCCGTTCATAATGCCTTCCAGCTCCTGGTTGCTGTATTCTGAAAATCGTTTAACCCCCACCGTGAGTATATCGTCAGATAGGTGATTGAGGAGATTGGCCTGGAATACAGGCACCGGAAAATCAAATTCAAATTCAGCGAGCCGTTTGTGCCGGCCTACAGATGCCAGCTGAAAACGGGCACCATTGATGTCGATGGTAGTTTGAAAAACATGCTGTAATAGCTGCAGTAACATGGGGAGGTACAGTTCCCGCTGCCCCGGCACAAAACGCCGGACGGCTTCTTCCAGCCATTCATCCCACTTGCTGTTGTCAGAGAAGTTGATATTTTCAAAGATGAAGTGCAGGAGGTTCCCGGTTTTAGCGCCCCGCCGCAGGGTGTTGAAAATAAAGTTATCGTAGGTATCGTCCTGCTGAAAAGAGCGGGTACGTGGCCGTTGTTCTGCTTTGGCGGCCAGCATGGTATAACTCATCTTCCGCCAGTTTTCTTCTTCCAGCTGAAAGGCTACTGCGGGCTGACTAACGGGAATGATGGCACGCTGCATATATTGCCGGTAGCTTTGTGCCGGTTTCTCCGGTAAACCTGTGGCAAACCGGATCAGGGTCGGGTCAGGCATGTTTTCCAGTAAAGCGCCGGTAAAAGCAGTTAAAGAAGACTTCGGATAATAAGTGTTCCGGTAGAGATAACAGGCATATACTGCCCGGGTGACCGCCACATAAATCAGCCGGCGGTTTTCCTGCTCCTGCTGCCGCTTATAGGACGCCTGCTGCGTATCGGTGAGGCGTTGCTTCTCTGCACCGGAATAGTCGCCGGTATCCGGATCACGGAAGCTGACAAATTCGATCCGGCTGTTTTCTACAAAATCCAGGAAGGGAGCTAATACAATCTTGTATTCCAGTCCTTTGCTTTTATGAATAGTGACAATATTCACGGCTTCTTCATCGCTTTCCACCCGTTGTGCATATTCATCGCCGGTAGTGGCCATTCCATCGATGCCACGTTTCAACCAGGAAATCAGGTCGCGCATGGACAGGTTTTTGCGGCTTTGTACCTGATGTACCAGTTCTGTTAGCTGAAACAGGTTGGTGATGATACGTTCGCCGTTTTCCGGATGTTCGTCCAGGAGTACATGTCGTACGCCAAAATCGGCAATAAACGCCATGATAGCGGTATAGGCGCCATCCTGTTGCCATAGGTCGCGGTATTTGCTGAACAGGGAAAGCGTTACTTCATCGTCCAGTTTCAGGATCTGCGGAATATCAAAACCGGTGAAGGGTGATAACAATGCCCGGTTGATGGAAGACCGGTCCGGTGTTTCCATGGCTTCCAGCAGATACAGTACATACAATGCTTCGGGTGCATCCAGTACTTTGGCATCGTCGATGGTTACTGCCGGAATGCCTAAGCGGGCCAGCTGATCTTTCACCAGTTTACCGTCTTTTCCGGTACGTACCAATATGCCAATGTCGCTGGGCGTAATGCTACGCATCCCGTTTTCCTGGCCAATACGATACGACTGATCCTGCAACAGCTGTGCTACCTGTGTGGCTACAGCCATACTGATTTTGTCTTTGCTGGAACTTTCGGAGATGATGATAGGCGTAACTTTCTCTGCGCCATGATATAAAAACCCTTTCTTATTTTCCGGCGGGCTATCTACATGAATATACTCGATGCTGTCGCGTTCTCCTTCAAAGTAAAAGGTGTCGAAAGGTATTTTAGGCTGAAAGAACTGGTTCATGGCCGTAATGAGATTGGCGGCTGAACGGAAGTTCAGGTTCATGTCGTAGAGGTGCTGTACGCTGTTTCTGGCGTTGAAGTAAGTGAATATATCCGCTTTCCGCCACGCATAAATACTTTGCTTGGGGTCACCGATATAGAACAGGATGGTTTGCTGGCCGAAAGCGCGATCGAATATTTCGAACTGCTGCCGGTCGGTATCCTGGAATTCATCCACAAAAACAGCTTTGTATTTTTCCTGCAAGGCAGCTATCAGCTGTGGGTTGTCTCTTTTTACCAGGGCATTGTGCAGGTTGGTGATCAGGTCATCATAGCCCAGCATATTGCTGCGTTCCTTGAAGCTGCGCACCCCTGCTCCTACTTCTTTGATGGCCATACAGTATAGCTGCCGCCGGATCGTTTGTGCGAGTCCGGTAGTGGCTTCCTGCTCCAATGCAATGATGTCCAGTTGTTCCAGGATCTCCGGAAAAACAATCGGGATGTAGGCAGAGCTCCGTTTCTTTTTGATTTCCGCAATCAGTTTCTCCGGGTCGGCAATCAGGTCG
Coding sequences within:
- a CDS encoding peptidase domain-containing ABC transporter codes for the protein MFSRFKKFAAYHQLEMMDCGPTCLRMIAHHYGKHYSLQTLRVLTRHGKEGVNLLGIAEAAESIGFEVNGTMLSFAELRTEAPLPCIVHWRQQHFVVVYKITARYVYVADPETGRMKYTHADFLKHWSQEKEDGIALLMEPTDAFYQQTGETKSPQGFRMLWGHAVLYKKLILQIILGLGAGTLLQLAFPFLTKSIVDAGIKERDFSLILVILAGQFMLLAGRTSLEFIRRWVLLHISTRINISIISNFLLKLMKLPIPFFDGRMTGDILQRIQDQNRIEQFLTGSVLNILFALLNLVAFTIVLVWYNPAICGLFIGGSALYLLWISVFLRRRRTIDYLKFEISARNQSKLMQLIHGIQEIKLNSCEAQKKEEWGDIQGSLFKANIKSLSLTQQQEAGALFINEGKNLLITAYAATCVINGQLSLGAMLAIQYIIGQLNGPVEQMIHFIQATQDARISMERLQEIHELGDEESDSVHMTKQLPACKDITVSDLTFTYPGAGNEPSLRDISLFIPYGKVTAVIGSSGSGKTTLLKLLLKFYQPEAGGITVGDTPQEYISHAAWRAKCGVVMQDGFIFSDTIAQNICIINSEIDEARLDYAIHIANIRDLIDSLPLGIHTQIGPEGHGISQGQRQRILIARSVYKNPDFIFFDEATNALDATNESIIMHNLATFFKGKTVVIVAHRLSTVKNADNIIVLQKGEIIEQGTHRQLAAAKGAYYTLVKNQLELDD
- a CDS encoding rhomboid family intramembrane serine protease, whose translation is MHREEVASGKHREDLNFSFYITIPLRRYNSGSVPLVWLGQKYQHRINNRLSIAETEAEYTSFLQSVDDKWRRYNSHQETYFECLHWSDESEQFKKAITSRFPDAGKHAVILIPRYTAFESRGMNSLPWIIGTIGIGVLLYFMVVLFCRIDDVELRRFKKGLPLQDDMFQWVFQFLHPRGKYPMTAILIHLNLLYFVFMVLGGLNPFGVSASSLLPFGGLYYPLVTTGEYWRIPVSIFVNASLMHLGYNMIGLVSGGLLLERFIGARRLLAVYLITGIIAAICSMLWRKDVVHLGPPGATFGLYGVLAGLLIRKAIPAESRVLIWWALALYVGLNLTIRWVTPNATNAEHLSGLIAGFICGVLPVLPIRNTGKHIFE
- a CDS encoding vitamin K epoxide reductase family protein is translated as MKKQAKDDLFEDIAWRWLRSNKINVDKKFMATELQTHPDYPSLVSLTDFLEVGGMQYYAIESEWQYVSQFNYPLLAHVKEEHTEYMLQVDTIQDWTRNKDLEKGWTGIVLIPEENTSWHNEENTRQLKQNRSFNLMFAGFLALLLGVVGYIFHDNFTPLNIIWGLLSLAGLAISTATIATELGVQIKVVKEVCNSVSPRGCDAVLKSKYATGLWGITVADAAITYFGVQFGCFLLSNSHPLLFATIQMIALPLTAVALVSVYAQKFILKRWCALCLGIVAILVVQGILAAVSFQAFYPAVEPLTILYFFIAQAICCAFLIPLKKSVKSIREQLSRAMELQRWKRDSSLFIAQWSQQPAADITPWEHELQYGNPEAPIDITVACSPHCGPCTHAHKMLDELYELYKDTVRFKVRFVCSPGETNQITTSVTAILQRATVAQSSDDIPHMLSDWFTMGNVEKWTQKWDTSAKVDVTDQLKRHSAWIDAAGVKGTPTVFINGRQLPKNYQLQDMTQLIPALAETSIALQHS
- a CDS encoding glycosyltransferase family A protein, translating into MKYNKISFCTVCMNRAMHLKETLPRNIHDNRDYNNIEFVLLDYGSKDDLYSWAQDNLRAYIDAGILTYFSTKDPQYFHMSHSKNMAFRLATGDIICSVDADNFTGAGFATYVNEMFNKDTAIFLAPPRIGPDKKWWDVQGRLCLRKDDFYYNRGYDEQVTDYGYEDQDLKSRLEQYGRRRTCIHNPAYLQAIRHDDHMRIAEGISVRKTKDLFIAPVDEQVSEVIYLQENNVFERFYVSNDPLQYKAAGVQFDAQPGNNYLLKPRRRYAGTYRTEGNTTWLMKENEKIWMILANQPQGHLLAADKRLFYRVDSCDLRETFLLERAIHLGKKIYMQNRKHAHIINPQGFGAGKVYRNFSAERIILEEVGVS
- the recB gene encoding exodeoxyribonuclease V subunit beta; amino-acid sequence: MIEVNTYQHFDAATVSLDSSNLIEASAGTGKTYSIAILVLRLILEQKLSIKEILMVTFTKAAVAELEDRIRLFIRRAYKVSYGFAVNDEKIENLVIQAVENTDVHQVRQQLRDTILLLDETAVLTIHSFCQQTLTTFAFETNQLFGAEMVPDLTPVIEDELNKYWRKNITTLHTWLLQRIWIEKMRDELQQVITEHLSGKKYLDFDESIAYAIDKPQQLEWVHTFRELAEKEKQLTEALHQYIHQHADEIRTACMANRYAKKNWPDLIADPEKLIAEIKKKRSSAYIPIVFPEILEQLDIIALEQEATTGLAQTIRRQLYCMAIKEVGAGVRSFKERSNMLGYDDLITNLHNALVKRDNPQLIAALQEKYKAVFVDEFQDTDRQQFEIFDRAFGQQTILFYIGDPKQSIYAWRKADIFTYFNARNSVQHLYDMNLNFRSAANLITAMNQFFQPKIPFDTFYFEGERDSIEYIHVDSPPENKKGFLYHGAEKVTPIIISESSSKDKISMAVATQVAQLLQDQSYRIGQENGMRSITPSDIGILVRTGKDGKLVKDQLARLGIPAVTIDDAKVLDAPEALYVLYLLEAMETPDRSSINRALLSPFTGFDIPQILKLDDEVTLSLFSKYRDLWQQDGAYTAIMAFIADFGVRHVLLDEHPENGERIITNLFQLTELVHQVQSRKNLSMRDLISWLKRGIDGMATTGDEYAQRVESDEEAVNIVTIHKSKGLEYKIVLAPFLDFVENSRIEFVSFRDPDTGDYSGAEKQRLTDTQQASYKRQQEQENRRLIYVAVTRAVYACYLYRNTYYPKSSLTAFTGALLENMPDPTLIRFATGLPEKPAQSYRQYMQRAIIPVSQPAVAFQLEEENWRKMSYTMLAAKAEQRPRTRSFQQDDTYDNFIFNTLRRGAKTGNLLHFIFENINFSDNSKWDEWLEEAVRRFVPGQRELYLPMLLQLLQHVFQTTIDINGARFQLASVGRHKRLAEFEFDFPVPVFQANLLNHLSDDILTVGVKRFSEYSNQELEGIMNGKVDLFFEHGGRYYILDWKSNYLGSQVEDYAPENLAAAMNEHNYHLQYLIYTVAVKKYLESRIPGFDYNTQFGGVVYLFVRGVRNNSSHGIFTAIPSTEKISFLEQLLTGRSTR